From Salinibacterium sp. ZJ450, one genomic window encodes:
- a CDS encoding Rv3654c family TadE-like protein, with protein sequence MSSERGAGTVLGLAVIAALIGLASLMLPVSVALVAKQRVTGAADAAALAAADVATGLVAGYPCEVAASVAAANGAALAACQLDGLVATVRVSATVGVLPVSASATAGPAP encoded by the coding sequence ATGAGTAGCGAGCGCGGTGCGGGTACGGTGCTCGGACTCGCGGTGATCGCGGCACTCATCGGCCTTGCCTCATTAATGCTCCCGGTGTCTGTGGCCCTGGTGGCGAAACAGCGGGTCACCGGTGCCGCGGATGCCGCCGCGCTCGCCGCCGCCGACGTCGCCACGGGGCTGGTGGCGGGCTACCCCTGCGAGGTCGCGGCATCCGTCGCTGCCGCGAATGGGGCGGCACTCGCTGCCTGCCAGCTCGACGGGTTGGTGGCGACCGTGCGGGTCTCGGCGACGGTCGGCGTGCTCCCGGTTTCTGCCTCGGCGACGGCGGGTCCGGCACCCTGA
- the topA gene encoding type I DNA topoisomerase, translating to MPGTKKLVIVESPAKAKTIGQYLGDDYEVQASVGHIRDLVEPKNLPPELKKGSLGKFSVDVENGFAPYYVVSDGKKQTVAALKRALKNADELYLATDEDREGEAIAWHLLEVLKPKVPVKRMVFHEITKEAIERAKENTRDLDTALVDAQETRRILDRLYGFEVSPVLWRKIGPGLSAGRVQSAATRLVVDRERERLAFVSAGYWGITARLRPAEGAEQFGARLARLDGRKVASGGDFDSLGQLKKTDVVALDEQAAQTLADALRRPDIAVRVAKVESKPYTRRPAAPFTTSTLQQEASRKLRFTSRQTMSVAQSLYENGFITYMRTDSVSLSQQAIDAARKQAKSLYGAETVPDKPRLYTGKSKNAQEAHEAIRPAGDTFRTPQQLQGTLRGNDWKLYDLIWKRTVASQMADTKGTTATLTIEADVAVQDGAKTAELTASGTVITFPGFRLAYEEGSDDEKPDTDDETRLPALSEGQALAVHEVEAKGSATTPPARYTEASLIKALEELGVGRPSTYSAIISTIVDRGYVSPRGSALVPSWIAFSVVRLLEEHFGDLVEYDFTAEMEEDLDRISRGEQGRVDWLQGFYFGNDDHRGLRTVIDNLGDIDAREINSVRITDDITVRIGKYGPYLETPGETPDTPRRVNIPQELAPDELTAEKARELIDAPVVGDRVLGTNPATGKEIVAKDGRFGPYVTELEPEPEAVPEVLDEATGEVAAPKKRAAKKPAVVKPRTASLFKSMDPATVDLETALKLLDLPRAVGADPESGEEILAQNGRYGAYLKKGTDTRSLENEDQIFDITLDGALALFAQPKYGARRASSALKEFETPDPESGKPIKVKDGRFGPYVTDGTTNATIPKAESVEEVDFDRAVQLLADKRAKGPVVRKAPAKKKPAAKRAPAKKK from the coding sequence GTGCCAGGCACGAAGAAGCTGGTCATCGTCGAGTCGCCGGCCAAGGCGAAGACGATCGGTCAGTACCTGGGCGACGACTATGAGGTGCAGGCCTCGGTCGGGCACATCCGCGACCTCGTCGAGCCCAAGAACCTGCCGCCGGAACTGAAGAAGGGCTCACTCGGCAAGTTCTCCGTCGACGTGGAAAACGGCTTCGCGCCGTACTACGTGGTGTCCGACGGCAAGAAGCAGACCGTCGCCGCGCTGAAGCGAGCCCTGAAGAACGCCGACGAGCTCTACCTCGCAACTGATGAGGACCGCGAGGGGGAGGCCATCGCCTGGCACCTGCTCGAGGTGCTGAAGCCCAAGGTTCCCGTCAAGCGCATGGTGTTCCACGAGATCACCAAGGAAGCCATCGAACGCGCCAAGGAGAACACGCGCGACCTGGACACCGCCCTCGTCGACGCGCAGGAGACCCGCCGCATCCTCGACCGTCTCTACGGCTTCGAGGTGTCGCCGGTACTGTGGCGCAAGATCGGCCCGGGACTCTCCGCCGGACGCGTGCAGTCCGCCGCCACCCGCCTGGTCGTTGACCGCGAACGGGAACGGCTCGCCTTTGTCTCGGCCGGCTACTGGGGCATCACCGCCCGGCTGCGCCCCGCAGAGGGCGCCGAGCAGTTCGGCGCCAGGCTCGCCCGGCTGGACGGCCGCAAGGTGGCCTCCGGCGGCGACTTCGATTCGCTCGGACAGCTGAAGAAGACGGATGTCGTGGCGCTCGACGAGCAAGCGGCGCAGACGCTGGCCGACGCCCTGCGCCGCCCGGACATTGCCGTGCGCGTGGCGAAGGTGGAGTCGAAGCCATACACGCGTCGCCCCGCCGCGCCGTTCACCACATCGACGCTGCAGCAGGAGGCCTCGCGCAAGTTGCGCTTCACCTCCCGTCAGACGATGAGCGTGGCCCAGTCGCTGTACGAGAACGGGTTCATCACCTACATGCGAACCGACTCCGTGTCGCTGTCGCAGCAGGCCATCGACGCCGCGCGCAAGCAGGCGAAGTCGCTCTACGGTGCCGAGACGGTGCCGGACAAGCCGCGGCTGTACACCGGCAAGTCGAAGAATGCGCAGGAAGCGCACGAGGCGATCCGCCCCGCCGGTGACACGTTCCGCACGCCGCAGCAGCTGCAGGGCACCTTGCGTGGCAACGACTGGAAGCTCTACGACCTGATCTGGAAGCGCACCGTCGCCTCGCAGATGGCCGACACCAAGGGCACCACCGCCACGCTCACCATCGAGGCCGACGTCGCCGTGCAGGATGGCGCGAAAACCGCCGAGCTCACCGCATCCGGAACCGTCATCACCTTCCCCGGATTCCGTCTCGCCTACGAAGAGGGCAGCGACGACGAGAAGCCGGACACCGACGACGAGACCCGCCTGCCCGCGCTCAGCGAGGGCCAGGCGCTGGCCGTGCACGAGGTCGAAGCCAAGGGCAGCGCCACCACGCCGCCCGCACGCTACACCGAGGCCAGCCTGATCAAGGCGCTGGAAGAACTCGGCGTCGGCCGCCCGTCCACCTACAGCGCGATCATCTCGACCATCGTCGACCGCGGCTACGTCAGCCCGCGCGGCAGCGCCCTGGTGCCCAGCTGGATCGCCTTCTCGGTGGTGCGGCTGCTGGAAGAGCACTTCGGCGACCTGGTCGAGTACGACTTCACCGCCGAGATGGAAGAAGACCTCGACCGCATCTCCCGCGGCGAGCAGGGCCGCGTCGACTGGCTGCAGGGCTTCTACTTCGGCAACGACGACCACCGCGGGCTCCGCACCGTGATCGACAACCTCGGCGACATCGACGCGCGCGAGATCAACTCGGTGCGGATCACCGACGACATCACCGTGCGCATCGGCAAGTACGGGCCATACCTGGAGACCCCGGGCGAGACCCCTGACACCCCGCGTCGGGTCAACATCCCGCAGGAACTCGCCCCCGACGAGCTCACCGCCGAGAAGGCCCGCGAGCTGATCGACGCTCCCGTCGTCGGCGACCGTGTGCTCGGCACGAACCCGGCCACCGGCAAGGAGATCGTGGCGAAGGACGGCCGCTTCGGACCCTACGTCACCGAGCTTGAGCCGGAACCGGAGGCTGTGCCCGAGGTCCTTGACGAGGCGACCGGAGAGGTGGCCGCGCCGAAGAAGCGCGCCGCCAAGAAGCCGGCCGTAGTGAAGCCCCGCACGGCGTCGCTGTTCAAGTCGATGGATCCTGCCACCGTCGACCTCGAGACCGCGCTGAAGCTGCTCGACCTGCCGCGCGCCGTGGGCGCCGACCCGGAGTCGGGGGAGGAGATCCTGGCTCAGAACGGCCGCTACGGCGCCTACCTGAAGAAGGGCACAGACACCCGCTCGCTTGAGAACGAAGACCAGATCTTCGACATCACCCTGGACGGCGCGCTCGCGCTGTTCGCGCAGCCGAAGTACGGCGCCCGCCGCGCCTCCAGCGCGCTCAAGGAGTTCGAGACGCCAGATCCCGAGAGCGGCAAGCCGATCAAGGTGAAGGACGGCCGTTTCGGCCCGTACGTCACCGATGGCACCACCAACGCCACGATTCCGAAGGCCGAATCGGTGGAAGAAGTGGACTTCGACCGCGCCGTGCAACTGCTCGCCGACAAGCGCGCCAAGGGACCGGTGGTGCGCAAGGCCCCCGCGAAGAAGAAGCCCGCGGCCAAGCGCGCTCCCGCGAAGAAGAAATAG
- a CDS encoding DNA polymerase III subunit delta', protein MAVWDELTGQDAAISVFRHAAAAAASGSAGMTHAWLITGPPGSGRSNLAYAFATALLAIGQDDEEAVRKQVDARSHPDLSVLSTENVIIKIDDVRGIVGSSHYSPSVSQFRVMVIEDADRMVERTSNLLLKSLEEPPPRTVWILCAPSEADLLPTIRSRVRTVRLRTPSVDDVAALLIRRDGVEHDVAIRAARESQSHIGMARRLATNTDARERRQRTLDIALGVRSVSDAVVAAGKLIDLAKDDGNAITVERDAEEREHALRSLGIEPGGTIPPALRGQLKSLDEDQKRRATRSLRDGIDRILVDLQSLYRDVLLLQLGVDTDLINAAIRDRLQDVADRTAPAQILGVLDAITTARGRIEANVAPALALEAMLVSATRRDSR, encoded by the coding sequence ATGGCGGTGTGGGACGAACTGACGGGGCAGGATGCCGCGATCTCGGTGTTCCGGCACGCCGCCGCCGCGGCAGCCAGCGGCTCCGCCGGCATGACCCACGCCTGGCTGATCACCGGCCCGCCCGGTTCCGGCCGCTCCAACCTGGCCTACGCGTTCGCCACAGCACTGCTCGCGATCGGCCAGGACGATGAAGAGGCCGTGCGCAAACAGGTGGATGCCCGCAGCCACCCCGATCTCAGCGTGCTGAGCACCGAGAACGTGATCATCAAAATCGACGACGTTCGCGGCATCGTCGGCTCCAGCCACTACTCGCCGAGCGTCAGCCAGTTCCGGGTGATGGTGATCGAAGACGCCGACCGCATGGTCGAACGCACCTCGAACCTGCTGCTGAAGTCGCTCGAAGAGCCGCCGCCGCGCACCGTCTGGATCCTCTGCGCCCCCAGCGAGGCCGACCTGCTGCCCACCATCCGCTCCCGGGTGCGCACCGTGCGTCTGCGCACGCCGAGCGTCGACGACGTGGCCGCGCTGCTCATCCGCCGCGACGGGGTCGAGCACGACGTGGCCATCCGCGCCGCCCGCGAATCACAGAGCCACATCGGCATGGCCAGGCGCCTCGCCACCAACACCGACGCGCGCGAACGCCGCCAACGCACGCTCGACATCGCCCTTGGCGTGCGTTCGGTGTCTGACGCGGTCGTGGCCGCCGGCAAGCTCATCGACCTGGCCAAAGACGACGGCAACGCGATCACGGTGGAACGCGACGCCGAGGAGCGCGAGCACGCCCTGCGCTCGCTCGGGATCGAGCCGGGCGGCACGATCCCGCCCGCGTTGCGCGGGCAACTCAAGTCGCTCGACGAAGACCAGAAGCGGCGGGCCACCCGCAGCCTGCGCGACGGCATCGACCGCATCTTGGTTGACCTGCAATCGCTGTACCGTGACGTGCTGCTGCTGCAGCTGGGTGTCGACACCGACCTCATCAACGCGGCAATCCGCGACCGATTGCAGGATGTCGCGGACCGCACGGCGCCCGCCCAGATCCTCGGTGTCCTCGATGCCATCACCACCGCCCGCGGGCGGATCGAGGCCAACGTGGCACCCGCGCTGGCCCTGGAAGCGATGCTCGTGTCGGCCACCCGAAGGGATTCTCGTTAG
- a CDS encoding DUF4244 domain-containing protein yields the protein MKTAHSTTAQWLRRSLTRAGSDETGAATAEYAIATMAAVGFAGLLVVIMRSDEVRGILTELVRNALTFTG from the coding sequence ATGAAAACAGCGCACAGCACAACCGCGCAGTGGTTGCGGCGCAGCCTCACCCGAGCGGGTTCCGACGAGACCGGGGCAGCCACCGCCGAGTACGCCATCGCCACCATGGCGGCGGTCGGCTTTGCCGGGCTGCTGGTCGTGATCATGCGGTCGGATGAGGTGCGCGGCATCCTCACCGAACTGGTGCGCAATGCGCTCACGTTCACCGGGTAG
- the tmk gene encoding dTMP kinase, with the protein MPGRFITLEGGDGSGKSTQSALLTQWLEAAGHTVEHSREPGGTPLGLELRDIILHRRGYMAPRAEALLYAADRAHNIATKVRPAIERGEIVIQDRYIDSSVAYQGAGRVLDATEIRDLSLWASEGLLPDLTILLDLDPTVGRGRLEGKKYDRLEAEALDFHQRVREGYLALAAAEPDRFLVLPATDSIDAIAERIRERVQPLL; encoded by the coding sequence GTGCCAGGACGTTTCATCACGCTCGAGGGCGGCGACGGCTCCGGCAAGTCCACCCAGTCGGCGCTGCTCACCCAGTGGCTGGAGGCGGCCGGGCACACCGTCGAGCACTCTCGGGAGCCCGGCGGCACCCCGCTCGGCCTCGAACTGCGCGACATCATCCTGCATCGCCGCGGCTACATGGCGCCGCGCGCGGAGGCGCTGCTGTACGCCGCCGACCGCGCACACAACATCGCCACCAAGGTGCGGCCCGCGATCGAGCGCGGCGAGATCGTGATCCAGGACCGCTACATCGACTCGTCGGTGGCCTACCAGGGCGCCGGCCGGGTGCTCGATGCCACCGAGATCCGCGACCTGTCGCTCTGGGCCTCGGAAGGGCTGCTGCCCGACCTCACCATCCTGCTCGACCTCGACCCCACCGTCGGCCGCGGCCGGCTCGAGGGCAAGAAGTACGACCGGCTCGAGGCCGAGGCGCTCGACTTCCATCAGCGGGTGCGTGAGGGCTATCTGGCGCTCGCCGCGGCCGAGCCCGACCGCTTTCTGGTGCTGCCGGCCACCGACAGCATCGACGCGATCGCCGAGCGCATCCGCGAGCGGGTGCAGCCGCTGCTCTGA
- a CDS encoding TadA family conjugal transfer-associated ATPase: protein MTEPAARSPSVTSVHTGSEERPADRDAWAHGAGPFVAHRPGTIRDDRGTTARTRGPLTEFGELARFVTDPRTTDVFVNGAQQLWIDRGAGLERHPFELPEADLRELAVRLIASGGRHIDEASPCVDVRLHDGIRVHAVLPPVSPGGTLLSIRLPQLDRLSVDDLAEQGFFVAAPLDAIRQLVARRANLLITGAGGSGKTTLLSALLADAPETERIVAIEDVAELNVRHPHFVSLEARQANLEGAGGIGLERLVREALRMRPDRLVLGECRGAEIRELLAALNTGHDGGAGTLHANSLADVPARLEALGALAGMSVEAVARQTVSAIGAVLHLERRNGLRALVQLGEFRLDERDRLSLAPLPTTAVSA, encoded by the coding sequence ATGACCGAGCCTGCAGCCCGTTCGCCGAGCGTGACGAGTGTGCACACAGGCTCGGAGGAACGGCCGGCTGACCGCGATGCCTGGGCCCATGGTGCCGGGCCGTTCGTCGCACACCGGCCAGGGACGATCCGCGACGACCGGGGTACAACTGCCCGCACCCGAGGCCCTCTCACCGAGTTCGGCGAGCTGGCGCGCTTCGTCACCGACCCGCGCACCACCGATGTCTTCGTGAACGGGGCGCAGCAGCTCTGGATCGACCGCGGCGCCGGGCTCGAGCGGCATCCGTTCGAGCTTCCCGAGGCCGACCTGCGCGAGCTTGCCGTCCGGCTGATTGCGTCCGGCGGTCGGCACATCGACGAGGCATCGCCCTGCGTCGACGTGCGGCTGCACGACGGCATCCGGGTGCACGCGGTGCTGCCACCCGTGTCGCCGGGTGGCACCCTGCTCTCCATCCGGCTGCCGCAGCTCGACCGGCTGTCCGTCGACGATCTGGCCGAGCAGGGGTTCTTCGTCGCGGCGCCGCTCGACGCCATCCGGCAGCTCGTGGCGCGTCGCGCCAACCTGTTGATCACCGGCGCCGGCGGCAGCGGGAAGACCACGCTGCTGTCGGCGCTGCTCGCTGACGCCCCCGAGACCGAGCGGATCGTGGCGATCGAGGATGTCGCGGAGCTGAACGTGCGCCATCCGCACTTCGTCAGCCTCGAAGCGCGGCAGGCGAACCTCGAGGGTGCCGGTGGCATTGGCCTGGAACGGTTGGTGCGGGAAGCGCTGCGAATGCGGCCAGACCGGCTCGTGCTCGGCGAGTGTCGGGGAGCGGAGATTCGGGAGCTGCTGGCCGCACTGAATACCGGCCACGACGGCGGCGCCGGAACCCTGCACGCCAACTCGCTGGCCGACGTGCCGGCTCGGCTGGAGGCGCTCGGGGCGCTCGCCGGAATGTCGGTGGAAGCGGTGGCGCGGCAGACCGTGAGCGCCATCGGCGCCGTGCTGCACCTGGAGCGGAGGAACGGGCTCCGGGCGCTGGTGCAACTCGGCGAGTTCCGCCTCGACGAACGCGACCGACTCAGCCTCGCGCCGCTACCCACCACCGCGGTGTCGGCGTGA
- a CDS encoding type II secretion system F family protein: MTGRNRPHRLDEVASVVQRLAVLLAAGVAPASAWRYLTAQSPVVAGVNAALETGATVASAIDDAADRAPPAEAAPWRALAAAWAIASDAGAPLAPALREFAASLRSLAQAQRDIAVALAEPIATARLVMVLPAVALLFGMLLGFNTVTVLFGSPLGLVCLGGGAGLLVAARAWNRRLVASAQPTDLTPGLLLDLAAIALSGGAPVDRARASALSAAAARGIATADTATLDDVLDLSRRAGVPAAELLRSEADERRRSARNDSQQKAAALSIRLMLPLGVCVLPAFMLLGVAPLMLSVISSTVQTF, encoded by the coding sequence GTGACCGGGCGGAACCGGCCGCACCGGCTGGACGAGGTGGCGTCCGTGGTGCAGCGACTGGCCGTGCTTCTCGCGGCCGGGGTCGCCCCGGCGTCGGCCTGGCGGTACCTGACCGCGCAGTCGCCGGTCGTCGCCGGCGTGAACGCGGCGCTCGAGACCGGGGCGACCGTCGCCTCGGCGATCGATGACGCGGCAGACCGGGCGCCACCCGCCGAGGCCGCCCCGTGGCGGGCGCTGGCCGCCGCGTGGGCGATTGCCTCCGACGCCGGCGCGCCGCTGGCTCCGGCGCTCCGCGAGTTCGCGGCATCCTTGCGCTCACTGGCGCAGGCCCAGCGTGACATCGCCGTGGCGCTGGCAGAGCCCATCGCCACTGCCCGTCTCGTGATGGTGCTGCCCGCGGTGGCGCTGCTGTTCGGCATGCTGCTGGGCTTCAACACCGTCACGGTGCTGTTCGGGAGCCCGCTGGGACTGGTCTGCCTCGGCGGCGGCGCCGGGTTGCTGGTGGCCGCACGCGCCTGGAACCGCAGGCTGGTGGCATCCGCCCAGCCGACCGACCTCACCCCTGGCCTGCTGCTCGACCTTGCCGCGATCGCGCTGTCCGGCGGGGCGCCGGTTGACCGGGCCAGGGCCTCGGCGTTGTCGGCAGCGGCGGCACGCGGCATCGCCACCGCGGACACCGCCACCCTCGATGACGTGCTTGATCTCTCCCGCCGGGCGGGTGTGCCGGCGGCAGAACTGCTGCGCAGCGAGGCAGACGAACGGCGCAGGAGCGCCCGCAACGACAGCCAGCAGAAGGCGGCTGCGCTGTCGATCCGGCTGATGCTGCCACTTGGCGTGTGCGTGCTGCCGGCCTTCATGCTGCTCGGCGTGGCTCCGCTGATGCTCAGCGTCATCTCGTCCACGGTTCAGACCTTCTGA
- a CDS encoding TetR/AcrR family transcriptional regulator, with the protein MSTAELGLRERKRIATRRAIQSAALQLALERGLDGMTVEEISRIADVSPRTFFNYFSSKEAALLDDGPGLPDSDAIESFVLERGNVVDDLGALLAHAAEEAVVDRENLALRRDLVKQHPQLLALRMGRMHQFEADLDEILSRRLRESDPGLADDPESLASRSRLLTMVAIATVRHSWGVWANAAGNPPLADCVHRSFAELRTILP; encoded by the coding sequence ATGAGTACCGCCGAGCTGGGCCTGCGCGAGCGCAAGCGCATCGCCACGCGCCGCGCCATCCAAAGCGCGGCGCTGCAGTTGGCGCTGGAGCGCGGCCTCGATGGCATGACCGTCGAAGAGATCAGCAGAATCGCGGATGTCTCTCCGCGCACGTTCTTCAACTACTTCTCCTCGAAGGAAGCCGCCTTGCTCGACGACGGGCCAGGGCTGCCTGACTCCGACGCGATCGAGTCCTTCGTCCTAGAGCGCGGCAACGTCGTTGACGACCTCGGGGCTCTGCTGGCGCACGCGGCGGAGGAGGCGGTGGTGGACCGCGAGAACCTCGCGCTGCGGCGTGACCTGGTGAAGCAGCATCCGCAGCTGTTGGCATTGAGAATGGGCAGGATGCACCAATTCGAGGCCGACCTGGACGAGATCCTTTCCCGGCGGCTCCGTGAATCCGATCCTGGCCTGGCAGACGACCCCGAGTCGCTCGCCAGCCGCAGTCGCCTGTTGACTATGGTCGCAATTGCGACCGTGCGACACTCCTGGGGGGTCTGGGCGAACGCCGCGGGAAACCCGCCCCTGGCCGACTGCGTACACCGGTCGTTTGCGGAGCTGCGCACGATTCTGCCGTGA
- a CDS encoding GntR family transcriptional regulator gives MAPSKAEQAYAILKQRIMDGTYGPGQRVVIDQLGREYNISSVPWRESLRRLEAEGWVEIIPNAGAVVTTVDVDSWHRTMNLLARLEGYATALSASRLTSDQLAEARSLNREMGEALANFDPQRFGDLNRKFHELLCSQSDDVRLNDLVHAEWTRLDLIRRTAFWYAPGRALASLSEHDQILDLIEGGADPDLIETSVRRHEINTLDAVAKHEAERLAEREGAAPAR, from the coding sequence ATGGCTCCCAGCAAGGCAGAACAGGCATACGCGATCCTCAAGCAGCGCATCATGGATGGCACGTATGGTCCTGGTCAGCGTGTCGTGATCGATCAGCTCGGACGCGAGTACAACATCAGTTCGGTGCCGTGGCGCGAGTCGCTGCGCCGGCTCGAGGCCGAGGGCTGGGTCGAGATCATTCCCAACGCGGGCGCGGTCGTGACGACGGTGGATGTCGATTCCTGGCACCGCACGATGAACCTACTCGCCCGTCTCGAAGGGTATGCGACGGCGCTGTCGGCATCCCGCCTCACCTCGGATCAGCTCGCCGAGGCACGCTCGCTCAACCGAGAGATGGGTGAAGCGCTGGCGAACTTCGATCCGCAGCGGTTCGGTGACCTGAACAGAAAGTTCCACGAACTGCTGTGCTCGCAGTCCGACGACGTGCGGCTGAACGATCTGGTGCACGCCGAATGGACCCGACTGGACCTCATCCGCCGTACCGCGTTCTGGTACGCGCCCGGGCGGGCCCTCGCGTCGCTGTCCGAGCATGATCAGATCCTCGACCTGATCGAGGGTGGCGCCGATCCGGATCTCATCGAAACCTCGGTTCGCCGTCACGAGATCAACACCCTCGATGCCGTAGCGAAGCACGAGGCGGAACGCCTTGCGGAACGCGAGGGGGCGGCGCCCGCTCGCTGA
- a CDS encoding RidA family protein: MPRRVSIYLPGFGHQNPVPVASRIGQHLVSGVLTGRDPVTREMPASLDEQVANVFAHVRALMDAASGSSDDIIKMTFWLVDYRDRDALNREWTTMFPDTANRPARQVMAATLDGASLVQCDLQAVLAEPIDG, from the coding sequence ATGCCGCGCCGAGTCAGCATCTATCTGCCGGGGTTCGGGCACCAGAACCCAGTCCCGGTCGCGAGCCGCATCGGTCAGCACCTCGTCTCAGGCGTGCTGACGGGGCGGGATCCGGTGACGCGAGAGATGCCGGCTTCGCTCGACGAACAGGTTGCGAACGTCTTCGCACACGTGCGCGCACTCATGGATGCCGCCAGCGGCTCGAGCGACGACATCATCAAGATGACGTTCTGGCTGGTCGATTATCGCGACCGCGATGCTCTGAACCGTGAGTGGACGACCATGTTCCCCGACACCGCGAACCGCCCGGCCCGTCAGGTCATGGCGGCGACACTCGATGGTGCATCGCTCGTCCAGTGCGACCTCCAGGCAGTGCTCGCCGAGCCGATCGACGGGTGA
- a CDS encoding alpha/beta hydrolase — protein MPRSIRLAAFSVVVLLALAGCAPSQAPTTSTPTGEEVSAALQPFYDQQLQWESCGASLQCTTADAPLDWDNPQAESIELALVRQVAQGGDRLGSLLVNPGGPGSSGYDFVKDSLDFATSERLQSRYDIVGFDPRGVGSSSAVDCYDDPAEMDTYLYELPTQQPGSDAGIEETRASMASFGQACLEHTGPLLEHIDTVSAARDLDLLRAVLGDEKLNYLGYSYGTLLGATYAELYPGHTGRLVFDGAVDPATSEFDVSATQAQGFESAMRSYLDDCLTSNECPFHGTVDEGMQTIADLLTSLDASPLRHSDGRELGGSTMFTAIVLPLYNTASWPLLNDLFAEVLTGETDTAFMLADSYNGRSADGTYLNNQTEAFISINCLDYESNPTNDQIREQAAEMAVLAPVFGPRMSYGTGCAGWPFPAERERGPIAAAGSSDILVVGTTNDPATPYVWAENMAGQLENGHLVTYNGEGHTAYNKSNSCVQDAVEDYFIDGTVPEADPNC, from the coding sequence GTGCCCCGCAGCATCCGACTCGCCGCGTTCAGCGTGGTTGTCCTCCTCGCCCTCGCCGGCTGTGCCCCCAGCCAGGCGCCCACCACCTCGACGCCCACCGGCGAGGAGGTCAGCGCCGCACTCCAGCCGTTCTACGACCAGCAACTGCAGTGGGAAAGCTGCGGTGCCAGCCTGCAATGCACCACGGCAGACGCGCCGCTCGACTGGGACAACCCGCAGGCGGAGTCGATCGAGCTCGCCCTGGTGCGCCAGGTGGCGCAGGGTGGCGACCGGCTCGGGTCGCTGCTGGTCAACCCCGGCGGGCCAGGGTCATCCGGCTATGACTTCGTCAAGGACAGCCTGGACTTCGCCACCAGCGAGCGGCTGCAGTCCCGCTACGACATCGTCGGTTTCGACCCCCGCGGCGTCGGCAGCTCATCCGCGGTGGACTGCTACGACGACCCGGCCGAGATGGACACCTACCTGTACGAACTGCCCACCCAGCAACCGGGCAGCGACGCGGGGATCGAGGAGACCAGGGCATCCATGGCCAGCTTCGGTCAGGCCTGCCTCGAGCACACCGGCCCGCTGCTCGAGCACATCGACACGGTGAGCGCCGCCCGGGACCTTGACCTGCTGCGCGCGGTGCTCGGCGACGAGAAGCTCAACTACCTCGGCTACTCCTATGGCACCCTGCTGGGCGCGACCTACGCCGAGCTGTACCCCGGCCACACCGGCCGACTGGTATTCGACGGAGCCGTCGACCCGGCGACCAGCGAATTCGACGTCTCGGCCACCCAGGCGCAGGGCTTCGAAAGCGCAATGCGCTCCTACCTGGACGACTGCCTGACCTCGAACGAGTGCCCGTTCCACGGCACCGTCGACGAGGGCATGCAGACCATCGCCGACCTGCTGACCAGCCTCGACGCCAGCCCGCTGCGGCACAGCGACGGCCGCGAGCTGGGCGGCAGCACCATGTTCACCGCGATTGTGTTGCCGCTGTACAACACGGCAAGCTGGCCGCTGCTGAATGACCTGTTCGCCGAGGTGCTCACCGGTGAGACCGACACCGCATTCATGCTCGCCGACAGCTATAACGGGCGATCGGCCGACGGCACGTACCTGAACAACCAGACCGAGGCGTTCATCTCGATCAACTGCCTCGACTACGAGTCGAACCCCACCAACGACCAGATTCGCGAGCAGGCGGCGGAAATGGCGGTGCTCGCGCCGGTGTTCGGCCCGCGGATGTCGTACGGCACGGGATGCGCCGGCTGGCCGTTCCCGGCGGAACGGGAACGCGGCCCGATTGCGGCGGCGGGGTCGTCCGACATCCTGGTGGTCGGCACCACCAACGACCCGGCAACACCGTACGTGTGGGCTGAGAACATGGCCGGGCAATTGGAGAATGGGCACCTCGTCACTTACAACGGCGAGGGACACACCGCGTACAACAAGTCGAACAGCTGCGTGCAGGATGCCGTGGAGGACTACTTCATCGACGGCACAGTGCCGGAAGCAGACCCCAACTGTTAG